The proteins below come from a single Necator americanus strain Aroian chromosome V, whole genome shotgun sequence genomic window:
- a CDS encoding hypothetical protein (NECATOR_CHRV.G18766.T1) codes for MKNLNTYFLRCIKIQCIFRLQFINRISHLYFYASSVWSMEVPEAELINEFECQYYGFSPAGFTDSVYNIAIKSWEEAVKEVVSKEPRLAKVANNKMFLTELTGMIFDRKAVRMAFNTFTDRVLKYIFRIPRCVTLPEHMDTFMLMLSDDPNQMDVSDLDRQCKKLEDCIVEKRFILNDLNEEIREANDVVEVLSTLVMELEKISPSADLESINISCGDINVTG; via the exons atGAAAAACTTGAACACTTATTTTTTACGCTGTATAAAGATTCAATGTATTTTCCGTTTGCAGTTCATCAACAGGATTTCCCACCTGTACTTTTAT GCAAGTAGTGTCTGGTCAATGGAAGTACCTGAAGCAGAGCTCATAAACGAATTTGAATGTCAGTACTATGGTTTCTCTCCGGCAGGCTTCACCGACTCAG tTTATAACATTGCAATCAAGTCGTGGGAAGAGGCCGTCAAAGAGGTCGTTTCTAAGGAACCGCGATTAGCGAAG GTCGCAAATAACAAGATGTTTCTCACCGAGCTAACGGGAATGATTTTCGATCGCAAGGCAGTAAGAATGGCTTTTAATACATTTACA GATAGAGTTctgaaatatatttttcgcATACCACGTTGTGTCACTCTTCCCGAGCATATGGACACCTTCATGTTGATGTTATCAGATGACCCAAACCAGATGGATGTTTCTGACCTAGACCGACAGTGTAAGAAGCTTGAGGATTGCATAGTGGAG AAGCGGTTCATATTGAACGATTTGAACGAAGAAATCCGGGAAGCAAACGATGTTGTTGAAGTTCTCTCGACACTGGTTATGGAGCTGGAAAAGATTTCACCAAGTGCCGATTTAGAGTCCATCAATATCTCTTGTGGCGACATCAATGTTACTGGTTGA
- a CDS encoding hypothetical protein (NECATOR_CHRV.G18766.T2) yields the protein MEVPEAELINEFECQYYGFSPAGFTDSVYNIAIKSWEEAVKEVVSKEPRLAKVANNKMFLTELTGMIFDRKAVRMAFNTFTDRVLKYIFRIPRCVTLPEHMDTFMLMLSDDPNQMDVSDLDRQCKKLEDCIVEKRFILNDLNEEIREANDVVEVLSTLVMELEKISPSADLESINISCGDINVTG from the exons ATGGAAGTACCTGAAGCAGAGCTCATAAACGAATTTGAATGTCAGTACTATGGTTTCTCTCCGGCAGGCTTCACCGACTCAG tTTATAACATTGCAATCAAGTCGTGGGAAGAGGCCGTCAAAGAGGTCGTTTCTAAGGAACCGCGATTAGCGAAG GTCGCAAATAACAAGATGTTTCTCACCGAGCTAACGGGAATGATTTTCGATCGCAAGGCAGTAAGAATGGCTTTTAATACATTTACA GATAGAGTTctgaaatatatttttcgcATACCACGTTGTGTCACTCTTCCCGAGCATATGGACACCTTCATGTTGATGTTATCAGATGACCCAAACCAGATGGATGTTTCTGACCTAGACCGACAGTGTAAGAAGCTTGAGGATTGCATAGTGGAG AAGCGGTTCATATTGAACGATTTGAACGAAGAAATCCGGGAAGCAAACGATGTTGTTGAAGTTCTCTCGACACTGGTTATGGAGCTGGAAAAGATTTCACCAAGTGCCGATTTAGAGTCCATCAATATCTCTTGTGGCGACATCAATGTTACTGGTTGA
- a CDS encoding hypothetical protein (NECATOR_CHRV.G18767.T1) codes for MTEILSNIQEQGVNKTARNSVSDALLLGKFRLRVCKSADVPILVDFLGLRQDEIIFIDLPVGELNENVDRDVKEHDCADFAMNEEQENSNGPLIFDFLSLSKLEERCNADSGRFRGHQVIIPATAFDCNPLGAAAAFSLRNRLMSRSLPSLDKRFLNMPIWIAANAEDNLGSIFLGFHFLKGKLSTFHTRCLGLFGKECEAALHALLLRFDSALEGRSKAMALYKILGKNVSSAWSPGGLPSNITLTFKWEISAGDYLSNPSPSATAVFHISPGWKDKRIALLENTEELEYLLIMACVLDSGATMIWPSSSESTHNAVLEAVRLLVIQYRVQSNEPEHTAHKMRHVDFTELLWDILKKCGSFETLVAALNIVFDALKQCRINAILHEDNKSTIARLIRDAQSRNLMLPRLETLTSIQILLEIGVERFRRDMIQAYIAAGFMTNESDLDLKPQLDAVPEERARALLPLHLALQTMLEIKRHLTLPAHMLTAMTRSVISKYCSSPITDVTKVFYETAVPLIHVQPDLLQKLPDLWTNETVYSHGNFVVASTLTHFTRDPQLRFLEGKVKYSEEDTEETQELDRRSSFLCTYTTGSFLNAEELDEWD; via the exons ATGACTGAAATACTCAGTAATATCCAAGAACAAGGCGTCAATAAAACTGCGAGAAATAGTGTGAGTGATGCATTGTTG CTCGGTAAGTTTCGCCTTCGTGTGTGCAAAAGTGCTGATGTCCCCATCCTAGTGGACTTTTTGGGGCTACGCCAAGATGAAATTATCTTCATAGACCTCCCTGTTGGAGAACTA AACGAGAATGTTGACAGAGATGTAAAGGAGCATGATTGTGCCGACTTTGCTATGAacgaagaacaagaaaatagtAACGGTCCTCTAATTTTTGACTTTCTTTCCCTTTCAAAGTTGGAAGAGCGGTGCAATGCCGACAGTGGCA GGTTTCGTGGGCATCAAGTTATCATACCTGCTACAGCTTTTGATTGCAATCCGCTGGGAGCAGCAGCCGCTTTTAGTTTGCGTAACAG ATTGATGAGTCGTAGTCTTCCTTCTTTGGACAAACGTTTTTTGAACATGCCGATCTGGATTGCTGCAAACGCAGAAGACAATCTTGGATCTATTTTCCTGGGCTTCCACTtcttaaaaggaaaactttcAACCTTCCACACAAGATGTTTAG GCCtttttggaaaagaatgtGAGGCTGCACTCCATGCTCTTCTTCTACGCTTTGACAGTGCACTCGAAGGGAGAAGTAAGGCTATGGCATTGTACAAG atATTAGGAAAGAATGTGTCATCAGCGTGGAGTCCTGGCGGGCTTCCTTCGAACATAACACTAACTTTCAAGTGGGAAATTTCG GCGGGTGACTATCTTTCAAATCCTTCTCCGTCTGCGACTGCAGTTTTCCACATCTCGCCTGGATGGAAAGACAAGCGCATTGCTCTTTTAGAAAACACCGAGGAACTTGAGTACTTATTG ATAATGGCCTGCGTTTTGGATTCGGGAGCAACCATGATTTGGCCATCTTCTTCTGAAAGTACTCACAATGCGGTGCTTGAAGCAGTGCGCCTGCTTGTGATTCAGTACAGAGTTCAAAGCAATGAACCAGAGCACACAGCACATAAAATGAG GCATGTAGACTTCACTGAACTTCTATGGGATATTCTCAAGAAATGTGGCAGCTTTGAAACACTAGTCGCGGCACTTAACATTGTTTTTGATGCGCTAAAACAGTGCCGCATCAATGCCATC ctACATGAGGACAACAAGTCTACTATTGCACGCCTCATACGTGATGCACAATCTCGCAATTTGATGCTTCCTCGACTCGAAACTCTAACGTCTATACAAATTCTCTTGGAGATCGGGGTGGAACGTTTTAGGAG GGATATGATTCAAGCTTATATTGCGGCGGGATTCATGACCAATGAGTCAGATTTGGATCTAAAACCACAATTGGATGCAGTACCGGAAGAGAGAGCTCGAGCACTCCTACCACTACACTTGGCTCTTCAAACTATGCTTGAAATAAAACGACATCTAACTCTTCCTGCTCATATGCTCACAGCTATGACGAG gTCTGTCATTAGTAAGTATTGCTCTTCTCCTATCACTGATGTCACGAAAGTGTTTTACGAAACCGCTGTACCTCTGATTCACGTCCAACCTGATCTTCTTCAAAA GCTCCCAGACTTATGGACAAATGAAACGGTATATTCACATGGAAACTTCGTGGTAGCTTCAACTCTGACACATTTCACACGTGATCCCCAACTACGGTTCTTGGaaggaaaagtgaaatataGCGAAGAGGATACTGAAGAGACCCag GAGCTGGATAGGCGTTCATCGTTCCTTTGTACATATACCACTGGTAGTTTCTTGAACGCCGAGGAATTGGACGAATGGGACTGA
- a CDS encoding hypothetical protein (NECATOR_CHRV.G18767.T2), whose protein sequence is MTEILSNIQEQGVNKTARNSLGKFRLRVCKSADVPILVDFLGLRQDEIIFIDLPVGELNENVDRDVKEHDCADFAMNEEQENSNGPLIFDFLSLSKLEERCNADSGRFRGHQVIIPATAFDCNPLGAAAAFSLRNRLMSRSLPSLDKRFLNMPIWIAANAEDNLGSIFLGFHFLKGKLSTFHTRCLGLFGKECEAALHALLLRFDSALEGRSKAMALYKILGKNVSSAWSPGGLPSNITLTFKWEISAGDYLSNPSPSATAVFHISPGWKDKRIALLENTEELEYLLIMACVLDSGATMIWPSSSESTHNAVLEAVRLLVIQYRVQSNEPEHTAHKMRHVDFTELLWDILKKCGSFETLVAALNIVFDALKQCRINAILHEDNKSTIARLIRDAQSRNLMLPRLETLTSIQILLEIGVERFRRDMIQAYIAAGFMTNESDLDLKPQLDAVPEERARALLPLHLALQTMLEIKRHLTLPAHMLTAMTRSVISKYCSSPITDVTKVFYETAVPLIHVQPDLLQKLPDLWTNETVYSHGNFVVASTLTHFTRDPQLRFLEGKVKYSEEDTEETQELDRRSSFLCTYTTGSFLNAEELDEWD, encoded by the exons ATGACTGAAATACTCAGTAATATCCAAGAACAAGGCGTCAATAAAACTGCGAGAAATAGT CTCGGTAAGTTTCGCCTTCGTGTGTGCAAAAGTGCTGATGTCCCCATCCTAGTGGACTTTTTGGGGCTACGCCAAGATGAAATTATCTTCATAGACCTCCCTGTTGGAGAACTA AACGAGAATGTTGACAGAGATGTAAAGGAGCATGATTGTGCCGACTTTGCTATGAacgaagaacaagaaaatagtAACGGTCCTCTAATTTTTGACTTTCTTTCCCTTTCAAAGTTGGAAGAGCGGTGCAATGCCGACAGTGGCA GGTTTCGTGGGCATCAAGTTATCATACCTGCTACAGCTTTTGATTGCAATCCGCTGGGAGCAGCAGCCGCTTTTAGTTTGCGTAACAG ATTGATGAGTCGTAGTCTTCCTTCTTTGGACAAACGTTTTTTGAACATGCCGATCTGGATTGCTGCAAACGCAGAAGACAATCTTGGATCTATTTTCCTGGGCTTCCACTtcttaaaaggaaaactttcAACCTTCCACACAAGATGTTTAG GCCtttttggaaaagaatgtGAGGCTGCACTCCATGCTCTTCTTCTACGCTTTGACAGTGCACTCGAAGGGAGAAGTAAGGCTATGGCATTGTACAAG atATTAGGAAAGAATGTGTCATCAGCGTGGAGTCCTGGCGGGCTTCCTTCGAACATAACACTAACTTTCAAGTGGGAAATTTCG GCGGGTGACTATCTTTCAAATCCTTCTCCGTCTGCGACTGCAGTTTTCCACATCTCGCCTGGATGGAAAGACAAGCGCATTGCTCTTTTAGAAAACACCGAGGAACTTGAGTACTTATTG ATAATGGCCTGCGTTTTGGATTCGGGAGCAACCATGATTTGGCCATCTTCTTCTGAAAGTACTCACAATGCGGTGCTTGAAGCAGTGCGCCTGCTTGTGATTCAGTACAGAGTTCAAAGCAATGAACCAGAGCACACAGCACATAAAATGAG GCATGTAGACTTCACTGAACTTCTATGGGATATTCTCAAGAAATGTGGCAGCTTTGAAACACTAGTCGCGGCACTTAACATTGTTTTTGATGCGCTAAAACAGTGCCGCATCAATGCCATC ctACATGAGGACAACAAGTCTACTATTGCACGCCTCATACGTGATGCACAATCTCGCAATTTGATGCTTCCTCGACTCGAAACTCTAACGTCTATACAAATTCTCTTGGAGATCGGGGTGGAACGTTTTAGGAG GGATATGATTCAAGCTTATATTGCGGCGGGATTCATGACCAATGAGTCAGATTTGGATCTAAAACCACAATTGGATGCAGTACCGGAAGAGAGAGCTCGAGCACTCCTACCACTACACTTGGCTCTTCAAACTATGCTTGAAATAAAACGACATCTAACTCTTCCTGCTCATATGCTCACAGCTATGACGAG gTCTGTCATTAGTAAGTATTGCTCTTCTCCTATCACTGATGTCACGAAAGTGTTTTACGAAACCGCTGTACCTCTGATTCACGTCCAACCTGATCTTCTTCAAAA GCTCCCAGACTTATGGACAAATGAAACGGTATATTCACATGGAAACTTCGTGGTAGCTTCAACTCTGACACATTTCACACGTGATCCCCAACTACGGTTCTTGGaaggaaaagtgaaatataGCGAAGAGGATACTGAAGAGACCCag GAGCTGGATAGGCGTTCATCGTTCCTTTGTACATATACCACTGGTAGTTTCTTGAACGCCGAGGAATTGGACGAATGGGACTGA
- a CDS encoding hypothetical protein (NECATOR_CHRV.G18768.T1): MTSKYSLKLLLFTSSFFSIHVITVVCTADKRRSTQTKLGPDPIVLKAVVQKWDLAASAFMLVQVTRLDTFGDRLGPSKLISITPFYKSNILEGASEDVSDDLAVVGGVVGYPCVRQT; the protein is encoded by the coding sequence ATGACTTCTAAATATTCACTTAAGCTTCTGCTATTCACAAGCTCTTTCTTTTCGATTCATGTCATCACTGTTGTGTGCACTGCAGATAAACGTCGGTCGACTCAAACGAAGTTGGGACCAGATCCAATCGTTCTGAAAGCCGTTGTTCAAAAGTGGGATCTTGCAGCGTCTGCATTCATGTTGGTACAAGTCACTCGACTAGATACTTTCGGTGACCGGTTGGGTCCATCGAAATTGATTAGTATAACCCCGTTCTACAAAAGCAACATTTTGGAAGGGGCATCGGAAGATGTTTCTGATGATCTTGCTGTTGTTGGTGGTGTTGTTGGTTATCCATGTGTTAGGCAAACTTGA
- a CDS encoding hypothetical protein (NECATOR_CHRV.G18769.T1): protein MDQQGEASEKEAGRVGDSGLYAEDEKWKISPAGCTAPFNGVAGVRQEATAEAFLPNFSIDDIVGRTVDQCPSDIVLAQSGCPLTDLEHVDNFVIFAKSSAKLRHVVNLVSKLASAWGFRQCPNKYKQM from the exons ATGGACCAACAAggagaagcgtctgagaaggaagcTGGCAGAGTCGGGGATTCTGGTCTTTATGCAGAAGacgagaaatggaaaatct CACCAGCCGGGTGTACAGCACCGTTTAATGGAGTAGCTGGAGTAAGGCAAGAGGCTACGGCAGAAGCTTTCCTGCCCAACTTCTCCATTGATGACATCGTGggaagaacagtcgatcagtgtcCTTCTGACATAGTCTTAGCACAATCAGGATGCCctttgaccgatctcgagcaTGTCGACaattttgttatattcgcaAAAAGCAGTGCAAAACTTCGacatgttgttaaccttgtatcgaaactAGCTTCAGCCTGGGGATTTCGCCAGTGTCCTAATAAGTACAAGCAGATGTGA